Genomic DNA from Bacteroidales bacterium:
ATGTTTTATGCAATCGCTTTGGTGGCAGGCCTATTGGTTCCGATGCCTATGACAATGCTGCTGAATGGGCAGCCAGTAAGTTCAGGGAATGGGGCATGCAGGTGGAAATGGATGAAGCGGGAACATTACCTGTAGGGTTCAACAGGGGGCCCTGGTTCGGCAGAATGCTGGGTGGAGATGGAATGATCCTTCACTTTGCGACCCCTTCCTATACTGCCGGGACAAAAGGGGTTCAAAAAGGGCATGTGCTGATTGAACCCAAAACAAAAGCAGAATTTGAGCGAATGAAAGGCAGGCTGAATGGGGCCTGGGTGCTGATATCAGGTGAAAGTGAAGGCTGGCCGGTAGATTACTCTGTAGCTGCCGATCAAAAAAGGACAGAAATTATCGCAGAAAATGAAAAAATCGATAAACTAAATGATTCAATCCGTTCTTTAAACTGGAGAAACAGGGATTCCGGCAAAAAAGCCGAACTACTTCCACTTAAAGAAGCTCCTGCCCTCTTCTATAAAGAAATGGTGGAAGCAGGAATACTGGGAATTATTCAATCATCATCCGTGCCTATCAGGGCGCTGTATGACCGGAAAAACATTGATAGCATGTCGTTTGACAGACTGCCCACCGTCCCGGATATCAAGCTCGATGAGCATCAGTTTAAAGTTATTGAGCAAATGACAAAAGAGCGTCAACGTTTTGAACTTGAATTCGACATCCGGAATCATTTCAAAATGGGGCCCGTGAAATACCATAATGTAATCGGCATTATTCCCGGAACAAAATATCCTGATGAATATGTGATTATGGGCGGACATCTCGATGCTTACGATGTTGCCACAGGAGGTGTTGATGATGGATCTGGGGTAACCCCTGCCATGGAAGCCGCACGACTCATCATGAAAGCGGGAGGCAAACCTAAAAGAACCATCCTGGTGATCCTGTGGGCCGGGGAAGAGTTCGGATTACTCGGTTCAGAAAGCTGGGTGAAACGAAACGAAGATAAATGGGGAAAAATCTCGAATATGTTTAACCGTGATGGGGGACCAACGGTTGCAAATAGTCTGAGTGTTACAGAAGCAATGTGGGATGATATGGAGAAAATATGCAAGCCTCTGAATGATATAAATCCCGATTTCCCTTTCACGCTTAAAAAGCGGGAACCCAGGGAAATGCCTAAAAAAGCTTCCGGGACTGATGCAGGCTCGTTTGCGGTGAAAGGAATCCCAACTATGACATTCGGAACAGAAGATACAAAAGGATACGACTTCAGTTATATGGAAATATGGCATACCGAGCGCGACACTTATGATAAAAGCATTGCCGAATACCAGGAACACACCTCAATTGTTACAGCCATTGTTGTGCTGGGTGTCGCCAGTCTCGACCATCTCCTCCCCGCACAGGGTTTTATCTCCCTCCGAAAAAAAGAATGATATAAATGCAAAATGAAAAATGAAAAGATTAAAATGAAAAATTTAGACTGAATCACTTATAAAGTGTTTGATTTTCTGATTTAACAATTGTCAATTTGCATTCTTTACTTTGCATTAAAGTCTGCACCTGCCGCTGATCATTCTGCATTCTTTATTATGCATTTGATTTTCAAGGGGATTTAAACATTTTCACTCTGCATTTTCATTTGTTTTACGCAGCGGCGGATTTGATTTTGGATTTCTTGCATTTCTTTTGCCCCAAGGGCCTTTGCTTTCATTTCTGCTTTTGCATTCTTTACCCTCCTCCCTCACCAATCATATTTCTCCATTCACCCACTAAAATTCGTCATTCAATAAATCAAGTTTTCCAGCTATCACATTCCTGGCTTATTTCGCAGCATAAAAAGCAAAAAGTCATGAATAATACTCAAAACAAAAGCGATGAAGGAAACCTATTGGAGGTCTCTTTAAATCTTGTCAATGAAAAAATGCATATCATCGGACAGGCCGGGAATAATGAACCTATCCATACTGACTATATTCCACCCTATGGCGACAATCTCGGCTATATGCCCCTTCAACTTTTCCTGATCAGCCTGGGAGCCTGTGCATCCGGATCTGTGCTTGTCCTTCTGCGCAAGCTGCAGAAGAATATTAAAGGATTGGAAGTCAAGGCCTATGGAAAAAGAAGAACCCTGCATCCCACATCCTTCGAAACCATTACTCTCGACTTTCAGATAGTATCACCTGATGTGAAGCCCGAAGACATGGACAAAGTTATTGCGATGTCAGAAGCAAGTATCTGCCCGGTTTGGGCAATGATCAAGGGAAATGTTGATGTGGAAGTTAAGTATCAGATTTCTTTAAGCTAAGCAAGATGAAAATTCCCTTTACAGCTGAGCAATTTTTTAAGGTTTTTGAAAACTATAACGTTCAGGTATTCCCTGCTCAGGTTATTCTGGTTCTTCTGGGGATAACAGGTCTTGTATTGGCGCATTCAGCAAAGCCTTACAGGGATAAACTTATTGGTAGTATTCTTGGATTAGTTTGGATATGGGCAGGAATAATCTATCATATCGGGTTCTTTGCATCCATTAACAAGGCAGCCAATTTTTTCGGCATCGTCTTTATTTTGCAGGGGCTATTAATAATTTGGAGCAGTTTCAGTGGAAAATGGACAGGAATTTCACTTAAACCAACATTAAGTGGGTATATCGGAGAAATTCTGGTGATTTTTGGTTTGCTGATATATCCCATAATAGGATTAATCCTTGGCACTCCAATTAAACATATAATTTCTTTTGGACTTCCATGTCCGTCAACCATAGCCACTTTTGGATTCTTTCTGCTTACATCAGGTAAACTTCCCAGATATCTGTTACTGATTCCTTCACTATGGGTTTTGATTGGCTTTATGGCTGCTCTGAACTTTGGAGTTTACCAGGATGTAATGCTGCTCATCTCGTTATTGGTTTCACTTCCTTTTATCCTATTTAAGAAAAAACCCAAATCTGAAACTATTGATTCCGTTACAATCAATTGATAATCAATTCAAAACCCAGATAAAATGAAGAGTGGTTTTAATAACTATTTTCTGACGATCACCCATCCGGGCAAGTCATTTGAAAAGCTGTTGAGTAATGAAAAATCCATGTCGCTTGGATTTATATACATCCTGGTTCCAACTCTTGCCTACACTTTGATGTACATATTCTTAACCATCGGTCATGGTGCACCATCGGTATTTACTCCATGGCTGAACATCCCAAAGGAATCGTATTATTCAATAAACAGGTTCCTCCTGGCACCAAGTATGATTTTATGCTGGCTGGTAACAACTGCTTTTATTCAGGTGATGAGTAAAATAATGAATGGCAAGGGCTCTTTTGAACAAACACTTTCTGTACTGGCATTGAGTATAAGTATTTCTATGTGGGGAGGACTTATCCATGATCT
This window encodes:
- a CDS encoding OsmC family protein codes for the protein MNNTQNKSDEGNLLEVSLNLVNEKMHIIGQAGNNEPIHTDYIPPYGDNLGYMPLQLFLISLGACASGSVLVLLRKLQKNIKGLEVKAYGKRRTLHPTSFETITLDFQIVSPDVKPEDMDKVIAMSEASICPVWAMIKGNVDVEVKYQISLS
- a CDS encoding M20/M25/M40 family metallo-hydrolase — translated: MKKSVLSLLLLISLTSNFSLFAQTDKVNRRIIEIGQTDNQTMQHLDVLCNRFGGRPIGSDAYDNAAEWAASKFREWGMQVEMDEAGTLPVGFNRGPWFGRMLGGDGMILHFATPSYTAGTKGVQKGHVLIEPKTKAEFERMKGRLNGAWVLISGESEGWPVDYSVAADQKRTEIIAENEKIDKLNDSIRSLNWRNRDSGKKAELLPLKEAPALFYKEMVEAGILGIIQSSSVPIRALYDRKNIDSMSFDRLPTVPDIKLDEHQFKVIEQMTKERQRFELEFDIRNHFKMGPVKYHNVIGIIPGTKYPDEYVIMGGHLDAYDVATGGVDDGSGVTPAMEAARLIMKAGGKPKRTILVILWAGEEFGLLGSESWVKRNEDKWGKISNMFNRDGGPTVANSLSVTEAMWDDMEKICKPLNDINPDFPFTLKKREPREMPKKASGTDAGSFAVKGIPTMTFGTEDTKGYDFSYMEIWHTERDTYDKSIAEYQEHTSIVTAIVVLGVASLDHLLPAQGFISLRKKE
- a CDS encoding YIP1 family protein, producing the protein MKSGFNNYFLTITHPGKSFEKLLSNEKSMSLGFIYILVPTLAYTLMYIFLTIGHGAPSVFTPWLNIPKESYYSINRFLLAPSMILCWLVTTAFIQVMSKIMNGKGSFEQTLSVLALSISISMWGGLIHDLPMSFLSAIGVIDARQHEIDMNSPTIFRTLLWICYSIYFLAFSILFPKTVQVVHQFSRIKSFLIGLSGFIVFQMMFLLFNR